The following coding sequences lie in one Pectobacterium sp. A5351 genomic window:
- a CDS encoding YcjX family protein, producing the protein MSRLQNELHSLVNRSVDRHLRLAVTGLSRSGKTAFITAFVNQLLNTHNGAHLPMFSPVREERLLGVKRVPQRDLGVPRFAYDEGMAVLYGSPPDWPTPTRGVSEIRLALRYRSRDSLLRHFKDTSTLYLEIVDYPGEWLLDLPLLEQTYLSWSQQMSGLLQGGRIEWAKPWLALCEKLDPLAPVDENQLAEVAQAYTDYLHRCKQEGLHFIQPGRFVLPGDLAGAPVLQFFPWPQVNEIGEARLAQADEKTNIGMLRKRFDYYCQSVVKGFYKDHFVRFDRQIVLVDCLQPLNSGIHAFNDMRLALTQLMQSFHYGKRTLFRRLFSPCIDKLMFAASKADHITADQHANLVSLLQQLVQEAWQNAAFEGIDMRCEGIASIQSTQSGVVDHQGQKIPALKGHRLSDGQPLTVYPGEVPARLPGAAFWQTQGFHFDQFRPREMTVDTPLPHIRLDTVMDFLLKDKLR; encoded by the coding sequence ATGAGTCGACTACAAAACGAACTTCACTCACTGGTCAATCGCAGTGTGGATCGCCACCTGCGTCTTGCCGTCACCGGGTTGAGCCGCAGTGGCAAAACCGCGTTTATCACCGCGTTCGTTAATCAATTATTGAACACCCATAACGGAGCACATTTGCCGATGTTTTCCCCCGTGCGCGAAGAGCGTTTGCTGGGGGTAAAACGCGTGCCGCAGCGCGATCTGGGCGTGCCGCGCTTTGCCTATGATGAAGGCATGGCGGTGCTGTATGGCTCCCCGCCGGACTGGCCGACGCCGACGCGCGGCGTGAGTGAGATCCGTCTTGCGCTGCGTTATCGCTCCAGAGACTCGTTGCTGCGCCACTTTAAAGATACCTCGACGCTCTATTTGGAAATTGTCGATTACCCCGGCGAATGGCTGCTGGATCTACCGCTGCTGGAACAAACCTATTTGAGCTGGTCGCAGCAGATGAGCGGTTTGCTGCAAGGGGGACGCATTGAGTGGGCGAAGCCCTGGCTGGCGCTGTGTGAGAAACTCGATCCGCTGGCACCAGTAGATGAAAACCAGCTCGCTGAGGTCGCGCAGGCTTACACCGACTATCTTCATCGCTGCAAGCAGGAAGGGCTGCACTTTATTCAACCGGGGCGGTTTGTGCTGCCGGGCGATCTGGCGGGTGCGCCGGTGCTGCAATTTTTCCCCTGGCCGCAGGTGAATGAGATCGGTGAAGCCAGACTGGCGCAGGCGGATGAGAAAACCAATATCGGCATGCTGCGTAAGCGTTTTGATTATTACTGTCAGTCGGTCGTCAAAGGGTTTTATAAGGATCACTTCGTGCGCTTTGACCGGCAGATTGTTCTGGTTGACTGCCTGCAACCGCTCAATAGCGGTATTCACGCGTTTAACGATATGCGGCTGGCGCTGACCCAACTGATGCAAAGTTTTCACTACGGGAAACGTACGCTGTTCCGTCGTTTGTTCTCGCCTTGTATCGACAAGCTGATGTTTGCGGCGAGTAAAGCGGATCACATTACCGCCGATCAGCACGCCAATCTGGTGTCTTTGCTTCAGCAACTGGTGCAAGAGGCGTGGCAGAACGCCGCGTTTGAAGGCATCGATATGCGCTGTGAAGGCATTGCGTCAATCCAGTCAACGCAAAGCGGGGTTGTCGATCATCAGGGGCAGAAAATTCCCGCGCTGAAAGGGCATCGGCTCAGCGATGGTCAGCCGCTGACGGTCTATCCCGGTGAAGTGCCAGCACGTTTACCGGGGGCGGCATTCTGGCAAACGCAGGGCTTCCATTTCGATCAATTTCGTCCGCGAGAAATGACGGTAGATACGCCGTTGCCGCATATCCGGTTGGATACGGTCATGGACTTTTTGTTAAAGGATAAATTGCGATGA
- a CDS encoding DUF1800 domain-containing protein, giving the protein MASLNKSMALTPAETRHLVDRTGFGTTQQDIERFKNMTREQAVDYLLGTLDTPFYTRPPAFISEPYPNYREEGWTEQKMIFFRFNEINQLQAWWLQEMILTPTPFAERLTLFWHNHFVSRFDNTLITAPFFDQLTLFRQAGSQSFRLLTRKILQDPMMLSGLDNISNTRDHPNENLARELMELFTLGDGNYSENDVKQVSRILAGHTVNATQQWRYQFNASAAVPGEKIVLGKSIQGTPDEELDQLVDVLLSQPQTATRLAKKFYRAFISLDDNPQTIATLAQLLRDNDYAMKPFLRELLLSPAFWHEKNRGALVKSPLDLVVGFSRSFSLVLPEQQILLDYLQTLGQTPFMAPSVAGWEGGITWLDGKTLVDRSRILHRLWLARETPPPPTDKGLLIRFASESRGLPTRFIVTVNGKPLARITATLGADTRQEQASNESGNLKPMWETVAIPNVPDVLENVTITMDADEPGTNLFVNWIAFNGYRFSPNTAKWVLPEGSLCRPDSPLGAFYCNLSLSFDLRSSLNTEDATLADRNSPLNANIEYGTARLQPRLANSETLSLPLASPNYTAEWYHSLLATTPFRQATNQDFDAAAFKALTLDPAFNLK; this is encoded by the coding sequence ATGGCATCTCTTAACAAGAGCATGGCTCTAACGCCCGCAGAAACGCGACATTTGGTGGATAGAACCGGATTCGGCACAACTCAGCAGGATATTGAACGTTTCAAAAACATGACACGGGAACAAGCCGTGGATTATCTGCTAGGTACACTTGATACCCCTTTTTACACTCGTCCTCCAGCATTCATATCGGAACCTTATCCTAATTATCGGGAAGAAGGTTGGACTGAGCAGAAAATGATCTTCTTTCGCTTCAATGAGATTAACCAATTACAGGCATGGTGGTTGCAAGAAATGATTCTTACGCCGACACCATTCGCCGAACGACTCACCTTGTTTTGGCATAACCATTTTGTCTCCCGGTTTGACAATACGCTCATTACCGCCCCTTTTTTCGATCAACTTACGCTATTTCGGCAAGCTGGAAGCCAGAGTTTTAGATTACTGACGCGGAAAATTTTGCAAGACCCCATGATGCTAAGTGGGCTAGACAACATCTCCAACACCCGCGATCACCCTAACGAGAATCTAGCCAGAGAATTGATGGAACTTTTCACGCTGGGAGATGGTAATTACAGTGAGAATGACGTCAAACAGGTTTCTCGTATTCTGGCGGGACATACTGTGAACGCCACACAACAATGGCGTTATCAATTCAATGCAAGTGCAGCGGTACCCGGCGAGAAAATCGTATTAGGTAAAAGCATTCAGGGAACTCCCGACGAGGAGCTCGATCAGCTTGTCGATGTTTTATTGTCGCAGCCCCAAACCGCCACTCGTTTAGCGAAGAAATTCTACCGAGCCTTTATTTCGCTGGACGACAATCCACAAACGATTGCGACGTTAGCTCAGTTGCTACGCGATAATGACTACGCTATGAAGCCTTTTCTGCGGGAATTACTACTCAGTCCCGCTTTTTGGCATGAGAAAAATCGCGGGGCACTGGTGAAATCGCCATTGGACCTGGTTGTTGGTTTTTCCCGCTCTTTTTCACTGGTTCTGCCAGAACAACAGATTCTGCTGGATTACCTTCAAACACTGGGGCAAACCCCGTTTATGGCTCCTTCCGTAGCCGGATGGGAGGGTGGAATCACATGGCTTGATGGTAAAACCTTGGTCGATCGCTCCAGAATATTACACCGCCTATGGTTGGCGCGTGAAACCCCTCCACCGCCGACAGATAAAGGGCTACTTATCCGTTTCGCCTCAGAAAGTCGTGGGTTGCCAACTCGCTTTATCGTCACCGTTAACGGCAAGCCCCTTGCGCGGATTACTGCAACACTGGGAGCGGACACTCGACAAGAACAAGCCTCCAATGAATCCGGTAATCTCAAGCCCATGTGGGAAACCGTTGCCATTCCCAATGTGCCCGATGTACTGGAAAACGTCACAATCACAATGGATGCCGACGAACCTGGCACTAACCTGTTTGTTAATTGGATTGCCTTTAACGGCTACCGTTTTTCGCCGAATACGGCTAAATGGGTTCTGCCTGAAGGGTCTCTCTGCCGCCCTGATTCACCGTTGGGAGCGTTTTACTGTAACTTGAGCCTGTCTTTTGACCTCCGTTCCTCACTCAATACAGAAGATGCGACGTTGGCAGACAGGAACTCACCGCTCAATGCGAACATCGAATATGGTACGGCTCGACTGCAACCACGGCTTGCTAATTCAGAGACATTATCATTGCCCCTTGCCTCACCGAACTACACCGCTGAGTGGTATCACTCGTTGCTAGCGACCACGCCTTTCAGGCAAGCCACGAATCAGGATTTCGATGCTGCGGCCTTCAAGGCACTCACTCTCGACCCTGCATTCAACCTGAAATAG
- a CDS encoding DUF1501 domain-containing protein yields MTLPFIPLRRSLLRGLAAGALTSMLPLRGLAGNTLPANKNLIIVELSGGNDALNTLVPYRDPLYRHYRPTLALNTNEYAPLNDDLAFNIAWKRLVDIFQKGEIAVVQDVGYPSPNLSHFSSAAIWANGADTPTLKSGWAGRVLNTYSLQERHHDADGIILSGDQSLLIHPATQALALQDSRALLNAELSTLTALKNDKDNPAARHIFQLMENTSMISRRIQSKLLGQNRFTRWFTQNGYIEPQNAQAATALWLIENNVRSPLYKISLSGFDLHTNLRGEHERLLSKVETLLLGLRRGLIEIGAWQDSLIMVHSEFGRRPQENASGGADHGTCGPVLLLGGHVEGGIWGGRSPLDKLDNDGNPYFSTDFRSIYTTVAERFWKLPAIHAGGASFSPLNIQL; encoded by the coding sequence ATGACTTTACCATTTATACCACTACGGCGTTCGCTTCTCCGTGGCCTTGCCGCCGGTGCATTAACCTCAATGTTACCCCTACGTGGATTAGCGGGGAATACGCTCCCCGCTAATAAGAACTTAATCATCGTCGAATTATCCGGCGGTAACGATGCATTAAATACCTTAGTTCCCTATCGTGACCCACTGTATCGCCATTATCGACCAACACTGGCGTTAAACACGAACGAATATGCGCCATTGAACGATGACCTTGCATTTAATATTGCCTGGAAAAGGCTTGTGGATATCTTTCAAAAGGGAGAAATCGCCGTTGTGCAGGATGTGGGCTATCCTTCTCCCAACCTGTCTCATTTCAGTTCGGCTGCGATCTGGGCTAATGGTGCTGATACCCCAACGCTAAAATCCGGATGGGCGGGCCGTGTTTTGAATACGTACTCGCTTCAGGAGCGGCATCACGATGCCGATGGTATCATTCTCTCTGGCGATCAATCTTTACTCATCCACCCCGCAACGCAGGCATTGGCACTCCAGGACAGCCGTGCCTTATTGAACGCAGAACTTTCCACACTCACTGCCCTTAAAAATGACAAGGATAACCCTGCTGCTCGACATATTTTCCAGTTGATGGAAAACACCAGCATGATAAGTCGCCGAATTCAAAGCAAACTACTTGGGCAAAATCGCTTTACCCGATGGTTTACACAGAATGGCTATATTGAGCCACAAAATGCACAAGCAGCCACCGCACTCTGGTTAATAGAAAACAACGTCCGTTCACCGCTATACAAGATCAGTTTATCTGGCTTCGATTTACATACTAATTTACGCGGTGAACATGAACGTCTACTCAGCAAAGTAGAAACCTTATTGCTTGGATTGCGTCGGGGACTCATCGAGATAGGCGCGTGGCAAGATAGTCTGATCATGGTGCATTCGGAATTCGGTCGTCGCCCACAGGAAAATGCATCAGGCGGGGCCGATCACGGCACGTGCGGACCGGTCCTGCTGTTAGGTGGTCACGTCGAAGGCGGTATCTGGGGCGGGCGAAGCCCTCTCGATAAATTAGATAACGACGGTAACCCTTATTTTTCAACCGATTTCCGCTCGATATACACAACCGTGGCTGAACGCTTTTGGAAACTTCCAGCCATTCATGCTGGGGGAGCATCGTTCTCTCCTCTGAATATTCAACTCTAG
- a CDS encoding M20/M25/M40 family metallo-hydrolase encodes MIPGKKLTLAALSLSATILCLPASAQLVLASAEAERYAQHSFPEYLELLTLPNDAAVPADIQRNADWLEKAFQKRGFTTQQLTNGDKPLVYAELGTPRADRKTILFYMHFDGQPVNPAEWQTPPWQPVLKEKDAAGKWQTLPESRLLKGDINPEWRLFARASADDKGPIAMFLAAVDAMKDKGVEPAVNIKVLLDSEEEKGSPGLTTVMADHLTLLKSDGMVIYDGAMPSSNKPGINFGNRGSIQIDMTVFGANAAAHRRRTV; translated from the coding sequence ATGATTCCCGGTAAAAAATTGACGCTGGCGGCGCTGTCGCTGTCGGCCACTATTCTCTGTTTACCTGCCAGCGCACAGCTGGTGCTGGCCTCTGCCGAGGCTGAGCGTTACGCGCAACACAGCTTCCCCGAATATCTCGAATTACTCACTCTGCCCAATGATGCCGCCGTGCCTGCGGATATCCAGCGCAATGCTGACTGGCTGGAAAAAGCCTTTCAGAAGCGGGGCTTCACCACGCAGCAGCTAACGAATGGTGACAAGCCGCTGGTTTATGCTGAGCTGGGTACGCCAAGAGCCGATCGTAAAACTATCTTGTTCTACATGCATTTTGACGGACAGCCCGTGAATCCCGCTGAATGGCAAACACCGCCGTGGCAGCCCGTATTGAAAGAAAAAGATGCCGCGGGCAAATGGCAAACACTGCCCGAATCGCGTCTTCTGAAAGGCGATATCAACCCGGAATGGCGTCTCTTCGCCCGGGCATCGGCCGATGATAAAGGACCGATCGCAATGTTTCTCGCCGCCGTGGACGCGATGAAAGATAAAGGCGTTGAACCTGCCGTCAACATCAAGGTGCTGCTGGATTCCGAAGAGGAAAAAGGGTCGCCCGGTCTGACGACGGTGATGGCCGATCATCTGACGTTGCTGAAAAGTGATGGGATGGTGATTTATGACGGCGCGATGCCGTCCAGCAATAAGCCTGGCATCAACTTCGGCAATCGTGGCTCTATCCAAATCGATATGACGGTTTTCGGTGCGAACGCGGCGGCGCACCGGAGAAGAACCGTATGA
- a CDS encoding YcjF family protein, producing the protein MSEPLKPRVTFDEALPQEPQPQLRAGLAFDEQSGTPFSPISREEEVPEEGIAEEAVSAALRPKRSLWRRMVMAGIGLFGVSALAQGVQSLHNAWVQQDWIALGGITAGSLIIAAGVGSLAVEWRRLYRLRERAEERDVARDLLHSHGVGRGREFCEKLARQAGLDSGHPAIQRWQASLHETHNDREVLELYARLVQPVLDTQARREISRSAAESTLMIAVSPLALVDMAFIAWRNLRLINRIAALYGIELGYFSRIRLFRLVLVNIAFAGASELVREIGMDWMSQDLAARLSTRAAQGIGAGLLTARLGIKAMELCRPLPWLDDKPRLGDFRRELIGQVKETLQKGR; encoded by the coding sequence ATGAGCGAACCACTGAAACCCCGCGTCACATTCGATGAGGCTTTACCGCAAGAGCCGCAACCGCAATTGCGTGCCGGATTAGCCTTTGACGAGCAGAGCGGTACGCCATTTTCCCCTATCAGCCGCGAAGAAGAAGTACCGGAAGAAGGCATCGCGGAAGAGGCCGTCAGCGCGGCGCTGCGCCCGAAACGCAGCCTGTGGCGGCGTATGGTGATGGCAGGAATAGGGCTGTTTGGCGTTAGCGCACTGGCACAGGGCGTGCAGTCATTGCACAACGCCTGGGTGCAGCAAGATTGGATCGCGTTAGGCGGTATTACCGCGGGTAGCCTGATTATCGCGGCGGGCGTCGGTTCTCTGGCCGTCGAGTGGCGACGGCTCTATCGCTTACGGGAACGCGCGGAAGAGCGTGATGTGGCCCGCGATCTGCTACACAGCCACGGCGTGGGGCGGGGGCGCGAATTCTGTGAAAAGCTGGCGCGTCAGGCAGGGCTGGATAGCGGCCATCCGGCGATACAACGCTGGCAGGCTTCACTCCATGAAACCCACAACGACCGCGAAGTGCTGGAGCTTTATGCACGTCTGGTTCAGCCCGTACTCGACACGCAGGCACGGCGTGAAATCAGCCGTTCGGCGGCGGAATCGACCTTGATGATCGCCGTCAGCCCGCTGGCGCTGGTGGATATGGCCTTTATCGCCTGGCGCAACCTGCGTCTGATTAATCGTATTGCTGCGCTGTACGGCATAGAACTCGGCTATTTCAGTCGCATTCGCCTGTTCCGGCTGGTGCTGGTCAATATCGCGTTTGCTGGCGCATCGGAACTGGTGCGGGAAATTGGTATGGACTGGATGTCGCAGGATCTTGCGGCACGACTATCAACCCGTGCCGCACAGGGCATTGGTGCAGGGTTGCTGACCGCACGGCTGGGTATTAAGGCGATGGAACTGTGCCGCCCGCTGCCGTGGCTGGATGACAAACCGCGCCTGGGTGATTTCCGCCGCGAGCTGATTGGTCAGGTGAAAGAAACGCTGCAAAAAGGGCGTTAG
- a CDS encoding calcium-binding protein: MAITYEYHYGNGGFILSKSQQAELETLLIKQLALAGTGAKSLAVPLYDKILSYLPVPDINVGEYFKVYTWLQGAREVNNDSSVYSVFIRNYTEIQYELRYGELSELELSILDNKINEASNNIGFELVRNILNHNGLLPGLEGLGVLDGGEAARKVFQGDIYPEGDFTGWAGTMLFPFLGYDRFYEEWLLTTEEINAEIRTGSGIVDRIIKEHSGTYDLIAALQANQETIDSYNLLESIYAVIRSFENVDKSQQEIIEQTNNFISTAYALPADHPFLAGNKLPYDKVLFQTTNLGFSSGSQGDDDYKDFWIGDRANYLNYIVHAGIGNDNILGVPTTYLGLIPGSALVDGGPGYDTLSYHATRDGGDNAVPLKLSISFEKIDSALYNWRFSIDKSPTEGYSIYKGHDYAYSVEKVEGTNNSDTIIIKELPISTENIIVDLLESKTGYGDTIDLSHINHGVELSLVGNEVVFPFEGEGNGSLTIRNMENIIGTSFDDVLYGNGGSNIIVGGRGDNIIYGNGGADKFVITQGVNTIKDADSDDKLYINLSSINQLTNQRDLGIELKGGFIIRSSSPNPGGEVILQDGDTAVFYPAIPNPMNFSPALGGSRNMIDETLGDQFIVRYTLSGSTLFVSASFANLDPAEAIIENYDAGDLGLKFKSLVVPNYSNAAASHASNMDQLVDQYVQLHSEMITDRFTLPTSADLWYA, translated from the coding sequence ATGGCGATTACCTATGAATATCATTACGGAAATGGCGGATTTATTTTATCAAAATCACAACAAGCAGAACTTGAAACATTACTGATTAAACAACTAGCGCTGGCTGGTACAGGAGCAAAATCGCTCGCCGTCCCACTATATGATAAAATCCTCAGCTATCTTCCTGTACCCGATATAAATGTAGGTGAATACTTCAAGGTATATACCTGGTTACAAGGAGCCCGTGAAGTTAATAATGATTCGAGCGTCTACTCTGTTTTTATTAGAAATTACACCGAAATACAGTATGAATTACGTTATGGAGAATTAAGCGAACTCGAGTTAAGTATACTTGATAATAAAATTAATGAGGCATCAAACAATATAGGGTTTGAGTTGGTTAGAAATATACTTAATCACAATGGCTTACTTCCCGGATTAGAAGGGCTAGGTGTATTAGATGGTGGTGAAGCTGCCAGAAAGGTATTTCAAGGTGACATCTATCCAGAAGGTGACTTTACCGGCTGGGCTGGCACAATGCTTTTCCCTTTTTTGGGTTATGATCGGTTTTATGAGGAGTGGTTATTAACCACAGAAGAAATTAATGCAGAAATCCGTACGGGGAGTGGTATTGTCGATCGTATCATAAAAGAGCATAGCGGCACTTATGACTTGATTGCCGCATTGCAGGCTAACCAGGAAACCATTGATAGTTATAATTTACTAGAATCTATTTATGCCGTTATTCGCAGCTTTGAAAATGTCGATAAATCACAGCAAGAAATTATCGAACAAACCAATAATTTTATTAGCACAGCCTACGCGCTGCCAGCCGATCATCCGTTTTTAGCCGGTAATAAATTACCTTATGATAAAGTCTTATTTCAAACTACAAATTTAGGATTCTCATCAGGTAGTCAAGGCGATGATGATTATAAGGATTTTTGGATAGGTGACAGAGCAAACTATCTTAATTACATCGTGCATGCCGGTATAGGAAATGACAATATCCTTGGTGTCCCTACGACTTATTTAGGTCTAATTCCTGGCAGTGCGCTGGTTGATGGTGGGCCAGGTTACGACACTTTATCCTATCATGCGACTCGTGATGGTGGAGATAACGCAGTCCCCCTTAAACTCAGTATTAGCTTTGAGAAAATAGATAGCGCTTTATACAACTGGAGATTCTCTATCGATAAATCACCCACTGAAGGATATAGTATTTATAAAGGGCATGATTATGCTTATAGCGTCGAGAAAGTCGAAGGGACAAATAACTCTGACACTATTATCATAAAAGAACTCCCTATATCTACTGAAAATATCATCGTGGACTTATTAGAGTCTAAGACTGGATATGGCGATACGATTGACCTTTCCCATATAAATCATGGCGTAGAGCTTTCATTAGTCGGTAATGAAGTGGTCTTTCCCTTTGAAGGTGAGGGTAACGGATCCCTGACAATCAGGAATATGGAGAACATTATTGGCACATCATTTGATGATGTATTATACGGTAATGGTGGCAGTAATATTATTGTTGGTGGAAGAGGTGATAATATTATTTACGGTAACGGAGGGGCGGATAAATTTGTTATCACTCAAGGCGTAAATACCATAAAAGATGCCGATAGTGATGATAAACTGTACATTAATCTCTCTTCTATAAATCAGTTAACTAACCAAAGAGACCTCGGTATAGAATTAAAAGGTGGATTTATTATTCGTAGTAGCTCCCCCAATCCCGGAGGAGAAGTAATACTTCAAGACGGTGATACCGCTGTGTTTTATCCTGCGATCCCTAATCCGATGAATTTTTCGCCTGCGCTTGGAGGAAGCAGAAATATGATTGATGAAACGCTGGGCGATCAATTCATTGTCCGTTACACCTTGTCAGGGTCGACACTCTTCGTATCGGCTTCTTTTGCTAACCTGGATCCCGCAGAAGCCATTATTGAAAATTACGATGCTGGCGATCTGGGTCTGAAATTTAAATCGCTCGTTGTTCCTAACTATTCCAATGCTGCAGCTTCACATGCCAGTAATATGGATCAGTTAGTTGACCAATACGTTCAATTACACTCAGAGATGATTACAGATCGTTTCACTCTCCCTACCTCTGCTGATTTATGGTATGCCTGA
- the tyrR gene encoding transcriptional regulator TyrR yields the protein MHLEVICEDRIGMVRELLDLLASRNIDLRGIEIATIGRIYLNFATLDFDAFRLLMTDIRRIESVSDVRTVAFMPSEREHRALNALLESMPEPVFSLDMKGKPELFNPAALALFEQSAETISDLTIGSMIPGFNFASWLEKSSTVVAERVVIRGQDFLLEMTPVRLEDDAGKAATAGALVMLKSAARMGRQLQNLTVNDENEFDHIVAVSPKMRQVVEQARKLAMLDAPLLIVGDTGTGKDMLARACHLRGPRGKNPFLALNCAALPDDVMESELFGHAPGAYLNAQEGKKGFFEQANGGSVLLDEVGEMSAQMQTKLLRFLNDGTFRRVGEDHEVHVDVRVICATKKNLLELVQRGEFREDLYYRLNVLTLMLPPLRERPADIMPLTELFVARFADEQGISRPKLAADVEHFLPQYGWPGNVRQLRNTIYRALTQLEGNELHMQDIDLPAFSIDAPQDETLLDGSLDDINKRFERSVLTRLYQSYPSTRKLAKRLGVSHTAIANKLREYGLSQRKAAGDDEE from the coding sequence ATGCATCTGGAAGTAATTTGTGAAGACCGCATTGGTATGGTCCGTGAACTGTTAGATCTGCTTGCGTCACGCAATATTGATTTACGCGGCATCGAAATTGCCACCATTGGCCGTATTTACCTCAATTTTGCTACGCTCGATTTTGATGCTTTTCGCCTGCTGATGACAGACATCCGCCGCATTGAAAGCGTTAGCGATGTGCGCACCGTCGCATTTATGCCGTCTGAGCGCGAGCATCGGGCGCTGAATGCGCTGCTGGAATCCATGCCGGAACCGGTATTCTCGTTGGATATGAAAGGGAAGCCGGAGCTGTTTAACCCCGCCGCGCTGGCGCTGTTTGAACAATCGGCAGAGACCATCAGCGATTTGACGATTGGCAGTATGATTCCTGGTTTTAATTTCGCCAGCTGGTTGGAAAAGAGTAGCACCGTCGTCGCCGAGCGCGTCGTGATTCGCGGTCAGGATTTCTTGCTGGAAATGACGCCGGTCCGTCTGGAAGATGATGCCGGCAAAGCCGCCACGGCGGGGGCGCTGGTGATGCTCAAATCGGCCGCCCGCATGGGACGGCAGTTACAGAATCTCACCGTAAACGATGAGAATGAATTCGATCATATCGTTGCCGTTAGCCCGAAAATGCGTCAGGTGGTTGAGCAGGCGCGCAAGCTGGCAATGCTGGACGCGCCGCTGCTGATTGTCGGCGACACGGGGACCGGCAAAGATATGCTGGCGCGTGCGTGCCATCTGCGCGGACCACGTGGCAAGAATCCTTTCCTGGCGCTGAACTGCGCGGCGTTACCCGATGACGTGATGGAAAGTGAACTGTTCGGCCATGCGCCCGGCGCATATCTCAACGCGCAGGAAGGCAAGAAAGGGTTCTTTGAGCAGGCTAACGGCGGTTCGGTTCTGTTAGATGAAGTCGGTGAAATGTCGGCGCAAATGCAGACTAAACTGCTGCGTTTCCTGAATGACGGGACATTTCGCCGGGTAGGTGAAGATCATGAAGTCCATGTCGACGTGCGGGTGATTTGCGCGACCAAGAAAAATTTGTTGGAGCTGGTTCAGCGCGGTGAGTTCCGGGAGGACCTTTATTATCGCCTGAATGTGCTTACACTAATGCTACCGCCGCTGCGCGAGCGTCCGGCGGACATTATGCCGCTGACCGAGCTCTTTGTGGCGCGTTTTGCCGATGAACAGGGGATTTCACGGCCTAAACTGGCGGCCGATGTGGAACATTTCCTGCCGCAGTACGGCTGGCCGGGCAACGTTCGGCAGTTGAGGAATACCATTTATCGGGCGCTAACGCAGTTGGAAGGCAACGAGCTGCATATGCAGGACATCGATCTCCCGGCGTTTTCGATTGATGCGCCACAGGATGAAACCCTGCTTGACGGCTCGCTGGATGACATCAACAAGCGTTTCGAACGCTCCGTGTTGACCCGCCTTTATCAATCTTATCCAAGTACGCGTAAATTGGCGAAGCGGTTAGGGGTATCGCACACGGCGATAGCCAACAAACTACGGGAATATGGACTCAGCCAACGCAAAGCGGCGGGGGACGACGAGGAGTAA